The window TTCTGCAGATTAGATTTTGCCAGCCTAATTGGCAAATAAATCATCGAGATTCTAGAAATTTAgaacaacatattttttggaCCAACTACAAGGCAGAAAGGATGTTTATATGAATTTTAGATTGGCTAAACATATTTATTTGCCAACAAGAAATTGCAAGAATTTccaaattcttgttttttctttcaactgCTTCAAGTTGCTATTTGTTTGTGCAGGAACTTCGAACAGTTCGCGAGAAAGATCCTCCTCCTTCCCATGCTGTTATCTCCAACAAACTTCAACATCCAACCAAGCATGCTGGCAGTGGTGCTGATGTTGAGATATCAAGGCGAAGATGATTGTTCGCAACCTGAAGCTTATTGTGCTGGATTCAGATTATTTTGTAGCATAATTTTCCACATGTATACGAAAGAAGTGATTACATCTTCAATGTGCATATATCATATTTACACGTTTTCTCCTCCACCTTCTGGGTCGTCCATGTTCGCTGATATATTGAGGCAAGTTCCATTTAAGTGAGCGTTGTAAATACTGACTCGGATTCGaatatgtgaaaaaaatatgaatggcATCTTGGAATGGGTGCGGGATGGTTTGGCTCAAACGTGGCCTGTTTTTAACTCGTTTGGGTCCTTTAGATTCAATTAGAGATTATCGACTTCGCTAATTATGTTAAAATCCTTAATGCGGACATTAATCTTCAAATTACTTGCGCTGGAAGATGCCTCTGAGTCGAGGAATCTGAGGATTGTGAACTTGGTCCGGTGGTGACAGgtttaacaaagaacaaaaccTGATGCCCCCAAGTTGAACCTGTCAGCTGTGGCTCAATTGCCAAATCCCATGCTTAGAGAATGAAACCATCACGGTTATTTGTTGATCAAATTTATCACAAGTTGACCTGTAAaaagttaatatttatttagtatgTAAAATTAGACTcagaaaaaataaggaaaattaaatcatataattttagaaGTTAATAAACATGATCgagattattattttactaaatttgACTTGActtttagttataaaaaaattattatttctttttacaatagttacaaatattaaaaaaaaagactcattTAAACCAAACAATTTATATCATTTCTATTCTTGcctacattttttattttctatcattcgacatgtaattttaattctaaaataataaattacattaaatttaaaatattattaaattagatcttagtatttttttttaaaaaaaaaagacatttagcCTATAagacattaaattatttatttcgtTTAAGAAACTCTTCTTATTAAAGAAAACCTATGTTAAACgatatcataaaatttttatgtttatattttttatattttctatataattattaaaaagatataattatattacaaTTCACCTAACATAGATAAATATCAAACTAAATATAAGAAATGTTTAAAGATATGAGAAAAATCTTGAGTTTTATGGAGTTATATTGTGTgcttctttttaaatttaggtTTCATTTAACTTGAAGCTTATTAATTGGAAGCTTATTGTgatggaaataattaaattgtcactaaatttttttgtattttttatcattaagtgattttctttgaaaattttattcttattcatattatttttatttcattttatttaaatcatttattaattataatattattaactttttttatttaattttataagtgtaGTTGtcgatatataattaattaaaaaatatacttataattttataattcaaatttatattatattttccatGTGTTCCCGGTCACCATCATCATGGTAGCAATTATGTTGTTTTCATCCTTTTCTGGCAGTCACAGTGTTGTAGTTTTTATGGTTGTTGTCAAGTCTTCCAGAGCTGCAATTGCCCACTTCTGCTACAAGAAACCGCGCCGCGGTAATTTGCGCGTGCTGGAATGGTCCATGGGCGGTGCTGAATCGGAGTTGCAGTGGGATTCAAATTGGAACCAGGCCGAAGGTGGTCTTCATGCTGTGAGCCCAGACAAAGAACAAAAGGCAGATCTAATCCACCATAGAAACTCATTTCTTCAACCCAGAAACTCAGCGTTTAGTGGGTAAGTGGATTGGACATGGCGAGACTTGACGGGACATGATTATCTGTGAGAGAAACTGGGATACAGAGATCCTATATTTTACACGGCTGTTTGGTtgctgaaatttaattttttttaaaaaaataaattttaaaaaaataaattattttttgatatttgatagtgtaatgaaaaataaattgaaaaatatttttcagtatttggttatatcatggaaaataagttggaaaataacttattaatgttttattttttaaaagtttattaaaataataagaacaaatcttacagattaaaaagttgaatgagaatgaaattgaaaaaaaaatataatttcataaatcatctcaaataaaataaataataatcaaaataatagaaattaaatctaaaaaataaaaaatttaaaagatgaagaaattaaaataataataattaacttttcataaattatttcaaataaaataagcaacaatcaaaagaatgaggatcaaatttgatagataaaaaatttcaattaaaaaaatgataaagaaaaagcaaataataattataaaaatgaagaccaaacttaatataaaaattaaagtttaagggatgaaattgaaaaataaatattcaaaacaaaatatatatagcaatcaaaaatttaaggatcaaattagatataatcagaaaataatatgacatttctaaatttttcataatttttttaatgacaaataaatataaaaaaatttaaaaattaattttttaaaaaccacttTTTGATGAGAAACAAACCCTATTATTTTGTCTCGATTCTATTCTTTGGTACCGTGGGCTGCATTGTACCATATGTCTGTAATTTTATTCGCCTTGACGCCTCTacttatatgtatatatatgtgtatatatatatatatatgtatgtatatatgtatgtatgtaaaaGTAATCTCCATCATCTTTACTGTCGCCTAGGGCAGCAAATGTTATTTCTCTTGGTTCTTGCGTTGGAATATTTGGTATTTATCACTGTTAACAAATCTTGTCCCTCCCACGCTGTAAGCATTGTTAGCAGTCCCTCTTAAGACACAAAAGAAATCAATGGCTCCCGCGTGCGGAGTGGACAAACCAATTGTAGCGAGCGGCAATGATTATGTTTCCATGTCCTCTGTCAAACGGCCGATTAGTTttcaaacatggaaaaaaaatacctttacaCTTTCATCCACGCAAGATTGCATATTAAAACAGAATTCGTGATTAGTTATTGCTATATTTGTTGCTCCTGTGTTGTAGTGggttgagcaaaaaaaaaaattgttataaaacaaatattaggataaaaaatccaagtttcaagtcattaattcaattaataatttaaataatatgaaataaaaagtaaaacaataataaattaattaacaaagaaaacaacaaagaaaaaaaaagcaaacaaaatcagACCTGAACCTATCCAAATTATTAAACAACTCAGTGTAAACTTAATATAAggtaaaccaaaaaaacaaagcaaaactctAAATTATAGAAAGTTgactcaataaaataaaatcacaaataaaaaaagaggatacaaataaaaaaaataagcaaactcGGACGAACCTCGTAGATCCGGTCTAATATCTAAAACCTGAACCTCGTAAATCTGGTTTAATCTTTAAAACCTGCAGCTTGTGAAATCCTGAACCTGAgttcaattaataaatttagcttttaagaaatttaatcttgagagatgaaattgaaaaaaatatattaattaaaaaaatttcaaaggataaaaaaacaaaaagaatggagatagaatttaacaaaaaaaagcgtgaggatgaaatttgaaaaaaaaatgatctcataAATGAATAGCAATTAacagaatgagaataaaatttaaaagattaaaaaaatataataaggagtgaaataaaaaaaaacatctataatttgatagataatttatatattaaaaaataatatgagtgaaattaaaaaaacaatagggGGTCAACTCAAGAGAAGGCAAaccacaaaaaatacaaaacaaaacccatagaaaaagaagaataaaaagaagaaaatatcataaaaaaatcagacaAACCTCCTAAATATGATCTAGCCTCTAAAAATTGCATTCCGTGAAATCTTGGATCCAGATtcatccaagaagctcaatcatcaactaatttaattttgaagaatgaaattggtgaaaagatattattaaaaaaacttgcagaagcaaagaaaaagagcaaaaaaaaaaatagggataaaatttgatagaaaaaaacatcaGAGGTTGAGATTTGAggggaaaaaatttaaaaaacaaatccaaaaaaaataacaattaaaagaattaaaactagatttgaaagataaaaaaaaccataagggggtgaaattaaaaaaaaaacattataatttcatagattattcataaattaaaaaacggtaggggtgaaataaaaaaaatagtaggcAAACcacataaaattacaaaacaggataaacaaataaaaaaaatcaccttaaaaaactaaaataaaacaagcgAGTTTAGGTGAACCTCCTAAACCTTGTCTAACATTTAAAACTCACAACTTGAGAAATCTTGGACCTCAATTTAACCAAGAATTTTAATCAttaaccaatttattttttaatgatgaaatcaataaagaaatatcaataataaaaaaaaacatccaaatgccaaaaaaatagcaataaaaaaataaggatacaatttgatagaaaaagaatttgaggatgaaatttgaaaaaataattaaaaatgatgtaaaacaaaacaagtagcaattaaaaaagtaagaaccaaatttgaaagattaaaaaatcttagtgggtgaaattaaaaaatatttgtaatttgatggactatttatttacttaaaaatggtaggggtgaaataaaaaaaatatttgtgatttaaaagataatttatagattaaaaagtagtaggagtgaaattaaaaattatttataatttcatagcttattctaaaataaaaaaatactaataaaaagtATTGAGACCAAATGTGAAGGGGAAAAAATTGAAGGGGTTGTTCagaacttttataaaagttggtacaaaatttgaggaggaaagagagaataaaaggagaaaaaacaatCGTCAATACCAAACTAGCATTTAGAAGGCTATGAGATCTTCCAAGCTTCATCCCAAATGGCGATGTTTGGTGGTCGAATGTCCTCACACGCGCCACTTGAACGGCACGGGGCTCATCCACATGTTAGGGCGTGAAAGtctcaataaataaaagcatGTATTTCCAGtttaagaagagagaaagtttaATTCCattagaaaaactagaaaaaaaaactcttttatatGAATTCAACCAACTCAAAAATAGTGGCAGGAAGCATCACACCAAGAGGTGCGGGACAAACtccttcttttaaatattacaaatattttttttaaaaaaattatattaaatatatgactATTACAATATTACCCCTAAGCAACCTCAAAATCTTTAACAAAACCAGTGTAAAATGACCAAAAGTCTTTAGAAGAAGAGAGTTGcattattcttgtttttaagTGTGCCAAAGTAATTGCATtattttgaagaaataaaaagaaaaaggcaccCATGAGTCAAAGAGCATTAGAATTATTTATTCCAAGACTAAAGTTGTAATAAGgaaatgacaaaaataaccTTATGcaatatgaaataaattaatgaatgtGTAGAAATGATGGATAGTAAAagcacaaatataaaataaattaatgaatgtGTAGTCGATGCAAAGTGAGTCCGTAGGCATGGAAATGGACTCAAAGAAATCCAAAAGGATTGATTTAAAGCATTTCCTAAGCTCatgaataattagaaaaatatttgtatgtgCTATGAATGGACATGAGGAAGAGGAATAATAAAAGGGTAATAGTTTGTATGTTTCATAATTGGACATgaagaatatattaaattgaaaaatatataaatgagtCTAATTGGTAAAATAAGTATTGAGTTTGGAAAGAAATCTATGTTCAAGAAGCTAAAATGGTATAtaatatgagaaattaaaatgaatatatagttaaaatggaagtaatgttaaagaatgagataagatataaattaaatatgattgcgagatgaaaaaaataatattaataaaataaagttgaaaTAATGATCTAATTAATTACACATATGAGGTGAAATGAATCAAATGAATTTGCATTGAGATGAACTAAAGAGTGGAATGTAAATCAAGGACTTGTTATGAAAGCAGCATAGATAGTTAATGCATGGTATGATAAAAGGAGAGTTCATCGGAGGTTGATGGGCATGTATTTATTATAAGGAAATTAACTTGGCTTTGCTGtgtttataaaaaagattaacggaattgttttgtttatcatggttttaatttttttttaaataaaaataataattttaaaaaatcaaaacaatatcattatCAACCGGTAGGGCCTCGTGTGGGCTGAACTAGGTGAAGCCATCGaattattcaaatttataaaaaattctgaCCGATCACGTAATCAACTCGTTAGCCGAGTCAAATTAATAACTATAGTTTATAATCTAACCCCGAATTGACAGGCATTTAATTCTTGATTCGCTCTTCTAATAATCTTGGAATGAGATAATTTACTGCTATCAATCACGCGAGAGACAAAAATCCAAATCTCCTGACCCTGACCCTGACCCTGACCCTGACCCTGACCCGCACTGGTCATCTTCCTTACTTCAATTAACCACGACCTCTTAAtcattgaatttgaaataaaacacTGAGTTTTACGTAAAATTAGGTCCTTCAATATTCAATTTCCCGCAACAAAAAGTGAAGCCGTAATTCATAACTAGCAGCCTAGCAGGTCTTCCTGCTTCTTACAACGCAAAACCAGCCAAGTTGCACTCTGAAACTAACACGTGTCACTCAGATTCGCATAAACTCCCTAAAATAAAATCCGCCAAGAACTCCAAATTACCATCGCCAcccattttatttgttttttgtgtgtCGTTGCCTAATAGCGAAAAAGGCAAAACGAGCTCTTATTTAATTACATCCACCACCAGATCTACTCTATCTGAAACCATCACGGCGCCGTTTTATAGAGAGAAACATTTGCCAagatttagagagagaaaggggaGGATTGGGAGGGGGCGATGGAGGAGAGGCTAATGGCTAGGCTAGAATCGGCGGTGGCACGATTAGAAGCACTTTCGTTGAGAGGGGGAAGTGTGGCGGGGAGTGGCGGGGATGATGCTTCAGCGACGGATCCGTCGATTGTAGCGTTCGAAGATTTCATGGGGGCATACTTCGGTAGGGTTTCGAGCGCTGGAGAGAAGATTGGAGGACAAGTTTTAGAAGTCACGAAGATTCTAGAACAAGCTCTTAACATGCAAAAGGAACTTCTCATTAAGATCAAGCAAGCACAGgtactaaatttatttaatttatttatgttttttgaggttttaatttaaaattaacgaaGTTGGCGCCATGACAATTCATGTGTTTGACAGGTCgattttgatttagtttttaagtATTCGTTTTCTGTTGAATGGAAGGTTTGTTGAGAAAGTGTAAATGCTAATGGCCCTTTGGAATGGGAACTTGAAATGCTATGAGAATGTATGAATATTTCATGGCTGTAAGgaattatttgagaaatcaCTGTTAATTTCAGGTTTTTATGAAGTGTCATCTTCGGTGACAATCTAACTGAGAACGGTCATTGTTGCACGATGAAGTGAAATTCATGTTAGAATATTTAATAGGAAAAGTATATCTTCGTTATTTATGGTATCATTGTTCTCTGGTGGTCAATGTAGTTGACGTTGTAAATATTGAACGAGAACCTGAAGACGGGATAGAAATAATGGGTTAACATAGAAGCAGTGAAGGGTTCAAGATACTGGTTAGGGGCTTGCTGTCCGCTTTTGATTTCCTTAGCAATTTCCATTGatagagaaaatgaaatttCGTGATGTTGAATGGCTCCTTCTATTGGTGCAGAAGCCTGATCTTGCAGGATTGGCTGAATTTCTCAAGCCATTAAATGAAGTGATCATGAAAGCAAATTCAATGACAGAGGGAAGGAGATCTGATTTCTTTAACCACCTGAAGGCAGCTGCTGACAGTTCCACAGCTTTAGCCTGGATTGCCTACACTGGAAAAGATTGTGGTATGTGAATTTCGTTGTCTATTCTATATTCTAATAGCATATAGGTCTTGATTCTTCCATGTAAAACTctgatattgttttcttttttttatttttttatttaaggtatGAGCATGCCTATTGCGCACGTGGAAGAAAGTTGGCAAATGGCTGAATTTTACAATAATAAGGTACTTTATGATCAGCTGGATCCTTGCAACTCACTACAAGGAGCTGCCACTAAGTAGGGATGTTCTCTGTAATTGTTAGCTGTAGGAAGAAAATAGAACTGTTAGCTTGAAGAGGATGTTTCTGAACCAAAAAGGAAAGTTTTGCATTAAAAGCACACCTTGATTAATGTATAAAGCAGCGTCTTTCAAGGAGTCCTGTGactttctatattaaaaaattagccACCAAtcctgcaattttttttttttgattttgccATATGACTTTATACAAATCTTTCTTCTGTAAACCTTTGTATAATTGTATTCTTATTTGGTGTTTGATACCTGCATTGAACCACCCTGTATTCACATTATATCGTTGTAAATGAAAATGAGTTATTTAGTGAACAAGGAAACTATATTAATCGTTGCTAACATTTTGTTCTGTAAAATTCAGATTCTTGTAGAGTACAAAAGCAAAGACCCAAATCATGTTGAATGGGCCAAGGCTTTGAAGGAGTTATATTTACCAGGTTTGAGGGATTATGTAAAGAGTCATTATCCCTTGGGTCCAGTGTGGAGTGCAACTGCCAAAGCAAAAGCTGCTGCACCAAGCGCTCCTgctcctccacctcctccaccaGCTTCTCTCTTCACTTCTgaatcttcttctccttcatcatCAAAGCCAAAAGTAGGGATGGCTGCTGTTTTCCAAGAAATTAGTTCTGGGAAGCCTGTGACTTCAGGTAATCTTATGTTTCACTttctccacaaaaaaaaaattcgtcaAAAGATATCTTGGGTCATTGTTTTTGCTTTCTCATGTCCCAGGTCTTAGAAAGGTCACAGACAATATGAAGACAAAGAACCGTGCTGATAGAACTGGTGTTGTTGGTGctagtgaaaaagaaagccgTACTAGTTCACCCTCTTTCTCCAAGGCAGGGCCTCCAAAACTGGAGCTTCAAATGGGTCGTAAGTGAGTGTTTGTAATTTTGAAaatggttttgattttaattttaatcatcaaGTTGACATGGAATGTGATTTGTATATCGTGTCTTTGGTTGCCCCCTTTTGCAGGTGGGTTGTTGAGAATCAAATTGGAAGAAAGAATTTAGTAATTGATGACTGTGATGCAAAACAGTCTGTGTATATTTTTGGATGCAAAGATTCAGTTTTGCAGGTTCAAGGTAATTTTTATACTCtgtaaaaatatacaaatgcaAACCAACCATCTATGGATATTGCCCAATATCATGTTCTCTGTTTAGAAATCCACAAGCAGCTTAGTTGATTCTCACAATCTGCAGGGAAAGTTAACAATATAACAATCGACAAATGCACTAAGATGGGGGTTGTATTCACGGTTAGTATGAGAAATTCtgaaagaaaaatgcaaatatAGTTTACTGCTCTGATGTACCATTACACCTTTTGAGTTGaatgcttattttatttgataaacaGGATGTGGTGGCTGCTTGTGAGATTGTGAATTGCAGTGGTGTTGAGGTGCAATGCCAGGTAtcttatttcaaattatatttgactttgttattactgtttttttaattggagaTAAATAAGTATTAATGCTTATTCTATGGATCATGGATTACAAGCATGATCTAAGTTACATCTAAATTTATCCCCTGCTCTAGGGTTCTGCTCCAACAATTTCAGTGGACAACACGGGAGGCTGTCAATTATATTTAAGCAAAGGTTCTTTGGGGGCATCGATTACTACTGCTAAATCTAGCGAGATCAATGTATTGGTACCTGGTGCAGAACCTGATGGAGATTTGGTATGCTTTCAACTTTCAGATGTTTTCCTTCTACCCTGCTTAATCCACAAAGATTTAGTTCGCCATCCCTTGTCTATGTCACTTTTCTTGTCTTGTGGTTGGGTGGGGGGTTTGAATGTTCAAATTCCATCACTCTCTTAATAGCACGCTCAAATCACAGTCATATTCCTTTTGTTGcagtttttttgaaattttacatTCCAATTTCCTCAGAAATGGCTTCCCGTGTCTACATTTGTAGGTGGAGCATGCCTTGCCACAACAGTTCATTCATATGTTCAAGGATGGCCAGTTTGAAACTACTCCTGTCTCCCACTCTGGAGGGTAACTGAATCAAGTTTCTATCACCTGATGCTGATTTctactttcctattttttttatttattttcttgatggcTGAGGGGTGGCtttaatacatgtttttttttccttgattcaATTTGCCATCGATACATGATTGTGATGCATGATACATTGTCTGTTCATGCCCTTCTTTATTGCTTGGGTATATTCAGactttttggaattttctgcatgatttttatttgcagGGTTTGTCTCCCCATGCCTGTCTTGTTGTGAGGTTCTTGTAACTGCCATTTTTgttgcaatgagaatgaatttttgtattattCTGCGTTGTCGAAGCCTGGTTTTAATCTCTATCCATACTTCTTTCCCTTGTCTCTCGTGTTGATAAACTGAATTTGTCACCATCCTGAAAATTTAGTCATCGAGTTCAGGAAGTCGTTATACCTTCTGTATATAAACATGTCGATTGCATGAAATAGATGCTGTAAATTCAATGAGATGCGAGTCTCGTCCAGGTTAATCCTTTAGCCCATTGGCAGATTAGCTTGATTAAACAGTAATTCCAACAACGTACGAGATGAGCAATGAACTGGTGAGTTGGGTTCAAATTTGAGACACGACCTGGGTTCCATCCAAGATTCGTTGTGGTCTCGTTGCTGGTACGCTGAATTATTGGCTCCACTTGTCTAGGAGTGGTCTCTCGTAAATTTGACTTGTGGGTGGGTTGTTAGGTCTTGTATGGGAGTCATGAGAGGTGAATTAGTAATGCTCTGCTACTATGGTGGTGCATTGTTTTGCTGCTGCACATGAATGGTGGATGTGGGGATAGTCATCAAAACATGGTTTGCATTCGCACCGGATGCTGTACATATTCAATTATTTAGGTGTGACATCCGTCCCCGAACGTCACTCGCTCTTACAGAGGAAGTGGGGCCTAAATTTCTACTTTCAACTGGGTAGGTGGCTGAGGCCAGTGGAAGTTGCCTGCCTTTTCCAAGTAACTTCTGGCCCAACCAGATCCATCTTGATTCTTGATATTACGTTTATTGATAATCTCAtgtttaaagtatattttggtttaaaaatatattaaaatatatatgtttttttaaaaattattttttaacatttgaacattgaaaatattaaaaaaattaatctaaaaaaaatcaaaaaaatatttttttttccaaaaacatttttaaaactcaaaagtAATCATGCATGAAAATTTATAACCATTACTGATTGATAATCTCATGTTTAACAGATAAAAtttatagtaatatttttttggaaatatattaaaataattttttatttttttaaaaaattgtttttgatattagtatattgaaaatataaaaaaaataaaaaaaattatttttttaaaattatttttaaaatacgaAAGTAATCATGCTTGAAAATTTATAACCATTAATGACCGTTGCTTTCAGCTCGGGTTCTTGTCTAAAGTCGGGCCCATCATAGTCGTTATCTCAAATTCACATTATTGCTGGGAATTATTTTCTTCCCATCGGACAAGTTATGCATGTGACTTCATGGTAGGATTTGTGCAGCTTACGAGAATTCAGACAATTCAGTTAGGCTTTTTTGGGTTTGGGTCCTTTCACTTTTGAGCCACGTGgtgtaatataataataataattaaaaaaaaacagttagaaGGGAGACTTGACCCTGGGAAGTCACGACCCACCCCACTACAGGGGCTCTCATCCAAACTTGACGACGAAGACTTGTATTTTTAACCGGAGACCAAATTGTGGACGAACGAACATTAAAAACTGGAATGGTTTACAAAAGACATTCAGGTGGAATTTACCAATTACATTTCTCATCCGAAATTTTACAGAAGATCGCTGGAACACTAACAATGGGGGCTGATAATGCAAACTTTTTTCGAAACCCATGAAACCGTACttcacaaaaaatatttttactattaacaTCGTGCGAATCATCCTAACCAAATTATCAAACACGCATGCATGAAGAaatcttaatttcttaaaaaaatttaaaattcctcCAAGCAAAACATAGATCACAACAAACACATAATACTTTTCGCATCTCCGAGAAAAAGAAGATAGTTTCGGTACTGTGAAGCGTGGAAATCAAGGCTAATAAAAAGTTCGAAAGGCATTGGTGCATCAGTTGACTTCAGTTgaatttcacacacacacaaacgcGCAACAGAATCGAAACTGCTCCGCTTCTTACTCAAAAAGTTGCAAAAACCATTGAACTCCATCCTTCACCCCTCCCCTTCCATTTCTTTGTCCCTTCGCATACCAAACATGGCGCTTTCAATCCTCATTTTTCTCTatctccttcaatctttcaACCTTGCAAGtaagtttgaattttgattatGTTTTTGGCCTTTAGaagacataaaattaaaaggggcaccaatttgggtttttttttttttttttttttttttttttttttatggtcacaGGCTCAGAGTCTTTTATCGGGGTCAATTATGGTCAAGTTGCTGATAACTTGCCATCACCATCTGCCACAGCGAAGCTCCTACAATCTACTACTGTACAGAAAGTTAGGCTCTATGGTGCTGATCCGGCGATCATCAGAGCACTAGCCAATACTGGAATCGAGATCGTTAT of the Populus nigra chromosome 7, ddPopNigr1.1, whole genome shotgun sequence genome contains:
- the LOC133699915 gene encoding cyclase-associated protein 1-like is translated as MEERLMARLESAVARLEALSLRGGSVAGSGGDDASATDPSIVAFEDFMGAYFGRVSSAGEKIGGQVLEVTKILEQALNMQKELLIKIKQAQKPDLAGLAEFLKPLNEVIMKANSMTEGRRSDFFNHLKAAADSSTALAWIAYTGKDCGMSMPIAHVEESWQMAEFYNNKILVEYKSKDPNHVEWAKALKELYLPGLRDYVKSHYPLGPVWSATAKAKAAAPSAPAPPPPPPASLFTSESSSPSSSKPKVGMAAVFQEISSGKPVTSGLRKVTDNMKTKNRADRTGVVGASEKESRTSSPSFSKAGPPKLELQMGRKWVVENQIGRKNLVIDDCDAKQSVYIFGCKDSVLQVQGKVNNITIDKCTKMGVVFTDVVAACEIVNCSGVEVQCQGSAPTISVDNTGGCQLYLSKGSLGASITTAKSSEINVLVPGAEPDGDLVEHALPQQFIHMFKDGQFETTPVSHSGG